The genomic window GATTAGGGTTATTTGAACGGACAGAAGTTCCTGGAGCCGTGAGATTTTCTCGTGTCTACGATAATGGAGGGAATCAAGTGGTAATCGTGGTTAAACCTTCCATTACAGAAACAGAATTAGAAGCTACCTTAAAACAAGCAGCCAATGACTATTTTTCCTACGGAAGAACCGCAGGACAAGATAACAAATTAACCATTCGTGCGCGAACTTTAGTCCATCCTGAATCGGGGATGAGCTTACCTCTCTATCTGGGTCAAATTAAGCGATCGCTATCAGTTAGAGAGGATGAGAATATGGAGATTGATATTTATGATAATCAGATTCAAGAGTTATCTAAATATCAAGTCTCTGCTAAGGGTTAATAGTGGATAATCTAATTCTATCCTGATCAAAAGAAATCTTTTGTTGTCCTATTTCAACTTTAGCTGTCATCCCCGATCCTGTAATGTTTAATGAGGGTGGGGATTTTTCTTGTACTGTCATAATTACAAAAAATTCTTGTCCTCCTGTTGCTATAATTTTATTGCCTTCCTCAGTTTTTTCTGTGGTTATTTTAACCGATTTAGGAACAATAAATGTGCCTTTCATGGTTGCTTTATTTTTACCTTGGATAATGAAACTATTATTATTAATGGTTA from Crocosphaera subtropica ATCC 51142 includes these protein-coding regions:
- a CDS encoding Ycf51 family protein — its product is METLTSLGFSTYTQWSIIATIVFFLLAIMGFIFKWGIRFRLVGITGFMIVLTVGLFGLGLGLFERTEVPGAVRFSRVYDNGGNQVVIVVKPSITETELEATLKQAANDYFSYGRTAGQDNKLTIRARTLVHPESGMSLPLYLGQIKRSLSVREDENMEIDIYDNQIQELSKYQVSAKG